One window from the genome of Montipora foliosa isolate CH-2021 chromosome 5, ASM3666993v2, whole genome shotgun sequence encodes:
- the LOC138004326 gene encoding uncharacterized protein, which yields MFKFLRRSRQSEQQQRDPSPPPERNSADVVTDGPQKEDQLEEALKPLFESIIPGLPEDYVVPVTEIERLWLRFQQLGPNDDGTLPYEEIIQRELFTSDPFARQIWRTFPRDEDGNITFYSFVGVLMWWKTAPLEQKLEGIFKLLNRSQPLDVQGLKQIILKLDSSVNEETARSKAELLVKTIDDKLQGFIDADQWMKWVLQLPEDEITKLTNFDILPAEIDSQPPSSSISEPESEPIISDELLVDVAGKIGERDWTPLAHNLGFTKQEIRDVKNNYPNRSREQTYQILLLWKQKMGHAATQTALEQSLRNSGFEAQSSLS from the exons atgtttaagtttttgaggagaagcaGGCAAtcagaacaacaacaacgagACCCCAGTCCTCCTCCTGAGAGAAACTCAGCTGATGTGGTAACTGATGGCCCTCAGAAAGAAGATCAACTTGAAGAAGCACTGAAGCCATTGTTTGAGTCGATCATCCCAGGACTGCCAGAGGACTATGTTG TACCTGTTACAGAAATAGAGCGACTTTGGTTGCGATTCCAGCAGCTTGGCCCAAATGATGATGGGACTCTGCCATATGAAGAAATTATTCAACGCGAATTATTTACATCAGATCCTTTTGCCAGACAG ATCTGGAGGACATTTCCAAGGGATGAGGATGGTAATATAACATTCTATTCTTTTGTTGGTGTCTTGATGTGGTGGAAAACTGCACCTTTGGAGCAAAAACTTGAAG GCATCTTTAAGTTACTCAACAGATCACAGCCTTTAGATGTTCAAGGATTGAAGCAAATTATTTTGAAGCTTGACAGTTCTGTAAATGAA GAAACTGCCAGATCAAAGGCGGAATTGTTGGTGAAAACAATAGATGATAAATTACAAG GGTTTATTGATGCTGATCAGTGGATGAAATGGGTTTTACAACTTCCAGAAGATGAAATCACCAAACTCACCAACTTTGACATCTTACCAGCTGAAATAGACTCTCAACCACCCAGCAGTTCAAT ATCTGAGCCAGAGAGTGAACCTATAATTTCAGATGAATTATTGGTGGATGTAGCGGGTAAAATTGGAGAGAGAGACTGGACTCCACTTGCTCATAACCTTGGCTTCACCAAGCAAGAAATACGAGATGTGAAAAACAACTACCCAAATCGCTCACGAGAACAGACTTATCAAATTTTGTTGCTTTGGAAACAGAAAATGGGTCATGCTGCGACCCAAACTGCACTGGAGCAATCTTTGAGGAACTCTGGGTTTGAAGCACAATCTAGTTTGTCCTGa
- the LOC138004327 gene encoding very long chain fatty acid elongase 5-like: MVSRAVKYLNFSKAVIQLPSFPVALVYLILIPASLLWKRHTSPLGLQKVLVAYNFICSVLSLYSFGVIVKAYYQGGLLYTFAMVHDADVKHAFVVYVFTKYLELLDTVFMILRHRQRQITFLHVYHHTSILLLSDYALRFTPWPAIGVMLGMNSFVHVFLYLYYGQSALQPAQRPQWKQRMTQLQLFQFVVGLIHAWFGYLHHGFCIFAIFYDMSMMALFGNFYYHAFVKVKLNKKNE, encoded by the exons ATGGTGTCGAGAGCAG tgaaatatttaaatttctcCAAAGCTGTTATACAATTGCCATCATTCCCTGTTGCTCTGGTGTACTTGATCCTCATCCCTGCATCTTTGCTATGGAAGCGACACACTTCACCTCTAGGACTGCAAAAG GTGTTGGTGGCATACAACTTTATCTGTAGTGTTCTCAGCCTTTACTCCTTTGGTGTCATTGTGAAAGCTTATTATCAAGGTGGTCTGCTTTACACATTTGCCATGGTTCATGATGCTGATGTGAAACATGCATTTGTTGTCTATGTGTTCACCAAATACTTGGAGCTTCTGGATACAGTCTTCATGATTCTTAGGCACAGGCAACGGCAAATCACATTCCTTCAT GTATACCACCATACATCTATCTTACTGCTAAGTGACTATGCCCTTCGCTTCACTCCTTGGCCAGCCATTGGCGTCATGTTGGGAATGAATTCATTTGTTCATGTTTTTCTCTATCTTTACTATGGCCAGTCAGCGTTGCAACCTGCTCAGAGGCCGCAGTGGAAGCAGAGAATGACTCAGCTCCAGTTGTTTCAGTTTGTGGTCGGTCTTATCCACGCATGGTTTGGTTACTTGCACCATGGTTTCTGTATTTTTGCTATATTTTATGACATGAGTATGATGGCATTGTTTGGCAATTTTTATTATCATGCTTTTGTCAAAGTCAAACTTAACAAGAAAAATGAGTGA